Proteins encoded together in one Actinomycetota bacterium window:
- a CDS encoding response regulator → MQGRILVVDDEPEILRAVKFYLEDEDFEVHVTEDGSRAAELAEALHPDLIILDVMMPVTDGIQVCRQLRSRSRTRLIPIIFLTAREAVEDKIKGLEAGGDDYVTKPFSNQELLARIKAHIKRSREELSSHPVTGLPGAVTVEDEVNRRLHAGEIFTAVFAAMEHYRPFQEAYGVSRGERLLLHMARTLEEALDACGAEGCFLGQPSYEECILLLPPDRANEVCSRAVAIFEEGKLDHYLEQHRRLGELTYYDYRGDLVRAPLVFLALGGVCNSKRFIATYAALAEWGAQVLLKARARGRGGHVLEE, encoded by the coding sequence ATGCAGGGAAGGATCCTGGTGGTAGACGACGAACCGGAGATCCTCAGGGCGGTCAAGTTCTACCTCGAGGACGAGGACTTCGAGGTGCACGTCACCGAGGACGGAAGCCGCGCCGCGGAGCTCGCGGAAGCCCTGCATCCCGACCTCATAATCCTCGACGTCATGATGCCGGTGACCGACGGCATCCAGGTATGCCGCCAGCTCCGCTCCCGATCCCGCACCCGCCTCATCCCCATCATCTTCCTGACCGCGCGCGAGGCGGTGGAGGACAAGATCAAGGGCCTGGAGGCGGGGGGGGACGATTACGTAACCAAGCCCTTCAGCAACCAGGAGCTCCTGGCGAGGATAAAGGCCCATATCAAGCGCTCGCGCGAGGAGCTCAGCTCCCACCCCGTCACCGGCCTGCCCGGCGCGGTGACGGTGGAGGACGAGGTCAACCGCCGTCTCCACGCGGGGGAGATCTTCACCGCCGTCTTCGCGGCCATGGAGCACTACCGCCCCTTCCAGGAGGCCTACGGGGTGAGCCGGGGCGAACGCCTCCTCCTCCACATGGCCAGGACGCTGGAGGAAGCCCTGGACGCATGCGGGGCGGAGGGATGTTTTCTGGGACAGCCCTCTTACGAGGAATGCATCCTCCTCTTGCCGCCCGACCGGGCGAACGAGGTGTGCTCACGCGCCGTCGCCATCTTCGAGGAGGGCAAGCTCGATCACTACCTTGAGCAGCACCGCCGCCTCGGCGAGCTGACCTACTACGATTACCGCGGCGACCTCGTCCGCGCCCCCCTGGTCTTCCTCGCCCTGGGAGGAGTGTGCAACTCCAAACGCTTCATCGCCACCTACGCCGCACTCGCGGAATGGGGCGCCCAAGTACTCCTCAAGGCCCGCGCCCGCGGGCGCGGCGGCCACGTCCTCGAGGAATGA
- a CDS encoding response regulator transcription factor, with amino-acid sequence MAGELILVVDDEANIVELARLYLEKEGFRVAQASGGEEALRLFEELQPALIILDIMIPEPDGWEVCRRIRSRSRLPIIMLTAREDEVDKVVGLELGADDYLTKPFSPRELVARVKAVLRRTQPAPTSLEVLHLDDLVIDCSRRRVTQGGREVELTPREFDLLFVLALNRGIVMSREKLLERVWGYEYYGDTRTVDVHIRHMREKLGEDSSNPRYVETVWGMGYRFREGKK; translated from the coding sequence ATGGCCGGGGAACTGATCCTGGTGGTGGACGACGAGGCGAACATCGTGGAGCTGGCGCGCCTGTACCTGGAAAAGGAGGGGTTCCGGGTCGCCCAGGCCTCGGGAGGCGAGGAGGCGCTGCGGCTCTTCGAGGAGCTGCAGCCGGCCCTCATCATCCTGGACATCATGATCCCCGAGCCGGACGGCTGGGAGGTATGCAGGCGCATCCGTTCCCGCTCGCGCCTGCCCATCATCATGCTCACGGCGCGGGAAGACGAGGTGGACAAGGTGGTGGGCCTGGAGCTGGGCGCGGACGACTACCTCACCAAGCCCTTCAGCCCGCGGGAGCTGGTGGCCAGGGTAAAGGCGGTGCTGAGGCGCACGCAGCCCGCTCCCACATCCTTGGAGGTGCTCCACCTGGATGACCTGGTCATCGACTGCTCGCGGCGCCGCGTGACCCAGGGAGGTAGGGAGGTGGAGCTCACGCCGCGGGAATTCGACCTGCTGTTCGTCCTCGCCCTCAACCGCGGCATAGTCATGAGCCGCGAGAAGCTCCTGGAGCGCGTGTGGGGCTATGAGTACTACGGCGATACCCGCACCGTGGACGTGCACATCCGCCACATGCGCGAGAAGCTCGGTGAGGACTCCTCCAACCCCCGCTACGTGGAGACGGTGTGGGGGATGGGGTACAGGTTCCGGGAAGGGAAGAAGTGA
- a CDS encoding HAMP domain-containing histidine kinase, which yields MAESRARPFRSLRGRFLFYFLILGVLSLLLFGALFAYLAWRERGREEQAARDVLVEQAREMGRDMAMLFALGERLPGSALADTQRVTQLLRLEGKLIKAVSVIVDRGGEVVAPRPIPARTPRSFDPELLAENEVIARQGSFGILGEVYLVSVPLNIPSHPEYHNLLVAKRPQDLVTVSGAEITRYLVIAGGAALLLSIIMALYLSSYVLRPLRNLTHAAWELAHGKLERRVEASGQDEIAELSRYFNYMADRIQTSARLQKEFVANVSHEIRTPLTSIEGFSQALLEDMVESDEDRRRYLGIIAEESRRLKRVLEQLLALSRIDAGAWTLQPSPLPLGPFLRELVEKVMPKARDRGLELKLAAGDDLPTLETDRDALEQVLHNLLDNAVKFTPEGGEVILSADPLPLGGARIQVRDTGQGIPPEEQERVFDRFVRVERSRSQRHGGSGLGLSVCRDLVRLLGGSISLWSQPGRGTVFTVELPPEINR from the coding sequence ATGGCGGAGAGTCGAGCCCGCCCCTTCCGCTCCCTGCGCGGGCGTTTTCTCTTCTATTTCCTCATCCTGGGCGTCTTGAGCCTACTGCTCTTCGGCGCTCTCTTCGCCTACCTGGCCTGGAGGGAGCGCGGCCGCGAGGAGCAGGCCGCCCGGGACGTACTGGTGGAACAGGCGAGGGAGATGGGGCGCGACATGGCAATGCTCTTCGCCCTGGGAGAGCGCCTGCCAGGCTCCGCCCTGGCCGATACCCAGAGGGTCACCCAGCTCCTGCGCCTGGAGGGAAAGCTCATCAAGGCGGTGAGCGTGATCGTGGACCGCGGTGGCGAGGTGGTGGCCCCCCGCCCCATACCGGCGCGCACTCCGCGCTCCTTCGACCCCGAACTGCTGGCGGAGAACGAGGTGATCGCCCGCCAGGGTTCATTCGGGATCCTGGGCGAGGTCTACCTGGTGTCCGTGCCCCTGAACATACCCAGCCATCCCGAGTACCACAACCTGCTGGTGGCCAAGCGCCCCCAGGACCTGGTGACGGTGTCCGGCGCGGAGATAACTCGCTACCTAGTCATCGCCGGCGGAGCCGCCCTGCTGCTCTCCATCATCATGGCCCTGTACCTGAGTTCTTATGTGCTGCGGCCCCTGCGCAACCTCACCCACGCGGCCTGGGAGCTGGCCCACGGGAAGCTGGAGCGGAGGGTGGAGGCGTCGGGGCAGGACGAGATCGCCGAGCTCTCGCGCTATTTCAACTACATGGCGGACCGCATCCAGACCAGCGCGCGGCTGCAGAAGGAATTCGTGGCCAACGTCTCCCACGAGATCAGGACCCCCCTCACCTCCATCGAGGGGTTCTCCCAGGCCCTCCTGGAGGACATGGTGGAAAGCGACGAGGATAGGCGGCGTTACCTGGGCATCATCGCCGAGGAGAGCCGGCGCTTGAAACGGGTATTGGAGCAGCTCCTCGCCCTCTCCCGCATAGATGCCGGCGCCTGGACGCTGCAACCCTCTCCCCTGCCCCTGGGGCCCTTCCTCCGCGAGTTGGTCGAGAAGGTCATGCCCAAGGCAAGGGACAGGGGGTTGGAGCTCAAGCTGGCCGCGGGCGATGACCTGCCGACGCTGGAGACCGACCGCGACGCCCTGGAACAGGTGCTGCACAACCTCCTGGATAATGCCGTCAAGTTCACGCCCGAGGGGGGCGAGGTGATCCTTTCCGCCGACCCCCTGCCCCTGGGCGGGGCACGCATCCAGGTCAGGGACACCGGGCAGGGCATCCCTCCCGAGGAGCAGGAGCGCGTCTTCGACCGTTTCGTGCGCGTGGAGCGCTCGCGCTCCCAGCGACACGGAGGATCGGGGCTGGGCCTCTCGGTGTGCCGGGATCTCGTCCGCCTGCTGGGCGGCAGCATCTCCCTTTGGAGCCAGCCCGGCAGGGGTACCGTCTTCACGGTGGAGCTGCCGCCGGAGATCAACCGGTGA
- the mutM gene encoding bifunctional DNA-formamidopyrimidine glycosylase/DNA-(apurinic or apyrimidinic site) lyase — MPELPEVEIIRRQLERELAGGRITGCEVSLPRLITYPTPLGYRRGLRGRHVLAVRRRGKYLLLELEGGRELVIHLGMTGSLLFSRPHEERPRHTHLVFHLEDGRDLLYVDPRTFGETALLRKGDRRPLRGLHNLGPEPLAEDFDCTSLSSALRGRCRVKSALMDQSRIAGIGNIYADEALHRAGISPLRRACDLTPGETARLHAALREVLAEAIARGGSSVSDYVDLRGERGSFQEAHRVYRRAGESCPRCGAPIRREVIAGRGSYFCPACQE; from the coding sequence ATGCCCGAGCTTCCCGAGGTAGAGATCATCCGCCGGCAACTGGAAAGAGAGCTGGCGGGCGGGCGCATAACGGGCTGCGAGGTGTCGCTGCCGCGGCTGATCACCTATCCTACCCCCCTGGGTTACCGCCGGGGGCTTAGGGGGAGGCACGTGCTGGCCGTGAGGCGACGGGGAAAATACCTGCTCCTGGAGCTGGAGGGCGGCCGGGAGCTGGTGATCCACCTGGGGATGACCGGCTCGCTGCTCTTCTCCCGCCCGCACGAGGAGCGTCCCCGCCACACCCACCTCGTCTTCCACCTCGAGGACGGCAGGGACCTCCTCTACGTCGATCCCCGCACTTTCGGCGAGACCGCACTGCTGCGAAAAGGGGACCGCCGGCCGCTGCGCGGGCTGCACAACCTGGGCCCCGAGCCCCTCGCGGAGGACTTCGACTGTACCTCCCTCTCCTCCGCCCTGCGCGGAAGGTGCCGCGTCAAGTCGGCGCTCATGGACCAGTCCCGCATCGCGGGCATCGGTAACATCTACGCCGACGAGGCGCTGCACCGCGCCGGCATAAGCCCCCTGCGCCGGGCTTGCGACCTCACGCCCGGGGAGACCGCGCGCCTGCACGCGGCCCTGCGGGAGGTGCTCGCGGAAGCCATCGCGCGGGGAGGCTCTTCGGTGAGCGATTACGTGGACCTGCGCGGCGAGCGCGGCTCTTTCCAGGAGGCCCACCGCGTCTACCGACGCGCCGGGGAGTCCTGTCCACGCTGCGGAGCCCCCATCCGCCGCGAGGTCATCGCCGGACGCGGCTCCTACTTCTGCCCCGCCTGCCAGGAGTAG
- a CDS encoding caspase family protein produces the protein MSGKKRFATVLLALVLGGLLCAMGTAAAPAQEVKAACGARGWYFAEGYTGGDFDTWILIQNPNESDDIAHCRFFTPDGEPISLDVPLNGETRTTIFLNTVPGLEKKEVAAEVVCESDGIIAERAMYFNYEAGQGKRAGGHATVGATAPAWSWYLPEGYTGGGFDTYVLLMNPGEEDAENVHVKLLKPQDGRYYMFKTSIPAGRRKTIKLDELVWTEGQENFIPATGEGGGGEPKQVRFDDTDVATCIFSDRPLVAERAMYFDYYGKAGGSCSIGTTGTSPEWFLPEGYTGGDFDTWVMAMNPSWDTVDITYTFYSNKPGFEPVSVTHAGVKPWARDTIHVDEVPGLEGTDVSTKVTATRQVQLASAGEESEVKRYAVLFGIEDYPDGTDLEYAIDDMYDIKHRLADNGGFTYFYYQGDNACVDNFRHKMEWLADNTDADDIVVFFFGGRSSTDASGDYLDLYDGRVSVDELEGYFSDWPTQKLVGLFSCDNSGGIAEELAAPGRVLLASCDRGERSYEFPEADFTAASGDYGNGAWAYYFVEALGKKAADTNGNNRVSAEEAHAYLKDRVTGLVNAKKGESQVPRIFDGIAGDVDLTMEKVPAGIVAERSVYFRYGASSDGATSIGAPETRPKWFLAEGYTGGGFDTFVLIMNPYDFWQKIELTYMTPSGEPMVEERDCPPNYRMTVKVDDVPGLEATDVSVRVEACPMEAAGVNAACSSGVVVERAMYFVYTDPQDGSRKAGGSCSIGYGTW, from the coding sequence ATGAGCGGGAAAAAGAGGTTCGCGACGGTCCTGCTGGCCCTGGTCCTCGGCGGGCTGCTCTGCGCCATGGGCACGGCGGCGGCGCCCGCGCAGGAGGTCAAGGCGGCCTGCGGAGCCAGGGGATGGTATTTCGCCGAGGGTTACACCGGCGGCGACTTCGACACCTGGATCCTCATCCAGAACCCCAACGAGAGTGACGATATAGCCCACTGCCGGTTCTTCACGCCGGACGGGGAGCCCATCTCCTTGGACGTGCCGCTGAATGGGGAGACCAGGACCACTATATTCCTCAACACCGTCCCCGGGCTGGAGAAGAAGGAGGTAGCGGCGGAGGTGGTCTGCGAGAGCGACGGGATCATCGCGGAGCGGGCCATGTATTTCAACTACGAGGCCGGGCAGGGAAAAAGGGCCGGCGGCCATGCCACCGTAGGCGCGACCGCCCCCGCCTGGAGCTGGTACCTCCCCGAGGGCTACACCGGGGGCGGGTTCGACACCTACGTGCTGCTCATGAACCCCGGCGAGGAGGATGCCGAGAACGTGCACGTCAAGTTGCTGAAGCCCCAGGACGGCCGCTATTACATGTTCAAGACCAGTATTCCGGCCGGGCGCAGGAAGACCATCAAGCTCGACGAGCTGGTGTGGACGGAGGGACAGGAGAACTTCATCCCCGCCACCGGCGAGGGGGGCGGCGGGGAACCCAAGCAGGTGAGGTTCGACGACACCGACGTCGCGACCTGCATATTCTCCGACAGGCCGCTTGTCGCCGAGCGGGCTATGTACTTCGACTATTACGGCAAGGCGGGCGGCTCCTGCTCCATCGGCACCACCGGCACCTCCCCGGAGTGGTTCCTCCCCGAGGGCTACACCGGCGGGGATTTCGACACCTGGGTGATGGCCATGAACCCCTCCTGGGACACGGTGGACATCACCTACACCTTCTACTCCAATAAGCCCGGCTTCGAGCCGGTGAGCGTGACCCATGCCGGGGTGAAGCCCTGGGCCCGCGACACCATCCACGTGGACGAGGTGCCCGGACTGGAGGGAACGGACGTGTCCACCAAGGTCACCGCCACCCGCCAGGTGCAGCTCGCTTCGGCCGGCGAGGAGAGCGAGGTCAAGCGCTACGCGGTGCTCTTCGGCATCGAGGACTACCCGGATGGGACCGACCTCGAGTATGCCATTGACGACATGTACGACATCAAGCACCGCCTGGCGGACAACGGCGGTTTCACGTACTTCTATTACCAAGGGGACAACGCCTGCGTGGATAACTTCCGGCACAAGATGGAGTGGCTGGCCGACAACACCGACGCCGACGACATCGTGGTCTTCTTCTTCGGGGGCCGCAGCTCGACCGACGCCTCCGGCGATTATCTGGACCTCTATGACGGCAGGGTCTCCGTGGACGAGCTGGAGGGCTACTTCTCCGACTGGCCGACCCAGAAACTGGTGGGCCTCTTCAGCTGCGACAACAGCGGGGGCATCGCTGAGGAACTGGCCGCTCCAGGGAGGGTGCTCCTGGCTTCCTGCGACAGGGGCGAGAGGTCGTACGAGTTCCCCGAGGCCGACTTCACCGCCGCGAGCGGCGACTACGGCAACGGCGCCTGGGCGTATTACTTCGTGGAGGCGCTGGGGAAGAAGGCCGCGGACACCAACGGCAACAACCGGGTAAGCGCCGAGGAAGCCCATGCCTACCTGAAGGACAGGGTGACCGGCCTTGTGAACGCGAAGAAAGGCGAGTCCCAGGTGCCGCGGATCTTCGACGGTATCGCCGGAGACGTCGATCTCACGATGGAGAAGGTGCCCGCGGGGATCGTGGCCGAGCGCTCCGTCTATTTCAGATACGGCGCGTCAAGCGATGGGGCCACCTCCATCGGCGCGCCGGAGACCCGTCCCAAGTGGTTCCTGGCCGAGGGCTACACCGGCGGGGGATTCGACACCTTCGTACTCATCATGAACCCCTACGACTTCTGGCAGAAGATAGAACTAACCTACATGACCCCCAGCGGGGAGCCCATGGTGGAGGAGCGCGACTGCCCGCCCAACTATCGCATGACGGTTAAGGTGGACGACGTGCCGGGCCTGGAGGCGACGGACGTCTCCGTCCGCGTGGAGGCCTGTCCCATGGAGGCGGCGGGGGTGAATGCCGCCTGCTCCTCCGGGGTGGTGGTGGAGCGGGCCATGTACTTCGTATACACCGATCCCCAGGACGGCTCGCGCAAGGCGGGAGGCTCCTGCTCCATCGGGTACGGTACCTGGTAA
- a CDS encoding glycosyltransferase produces MKAGILSWWRGRDPFDLLAGLFLLLCLVLILANLSMYPVYLDIPYHMAVTRAFREAGGVVTWDFWDSAPSGRPHIYPPFLHVGMSLLEDAGLSPETVATMVCVVMFPLVLISMWWAVRKLFGPRAAFYSLVLLAVPYAFFYQAGITIAASVVLALTPLVFLALEKDRKLAASLLLAMCLYAHLVLGHLAALALAVYMLHRRELWKRTAVILAAAHFLYLPWGVVVASNLGSFSVSEPGMGGGFALHILLWGLAAAGVVVCYLRRMQYYLLPAYLISMVPIAFFYSHRFWEGHVFLPLAMLGGVALDRVHGLLRERLSRGERASASAGMLAAATMALIAVAVFFVYPVLASEGGPRATGLPPGAAGYLGGGPAGGTGGMPGGGGNPDLREGAPPLPGGDYRAGGTGGVAGARQQRLLRLREPARGSTALRLQPTVLTVLLRLEEPVPAGLPGSREAFGKENMELMRAVEARSDPGDTVYVAEGRLGDLIYALTGRCVTQGMFHEVQPERRGDPWEVATLAVVNAGPQAVPPAGGGGAGAGAGGKTDAFPAREGWSAAERVGGYLLLVRDGEVEEGVSAAASALPLWAAYALVLAAVAAIVLDLFVVGNRWKWQDPSPHSPSDRPEGGAGGKGGSALAVVPARDEEGNVEREVGRKWQDPSPHSPSVRPEGGAGGKGGSALAVVPARDEEGNVEREVGRKWQDPSPHSPSDRPEGGAGGKGGSALAVVPARDEEGNVERVVREIRSTCPGMEILVVDDASRDGTGAGALAEGALVMRLPRNEGVGQAERHGLSFALEHGYSFAVRLDADGQHPARHIQDLLEPLVRGEADVVVGSRFMADTLPSYAPSFFRCAGISWLRALLRRRTGIPLTDPTSGFRAYSRQAMRLLASADTSRYPEVRSLLLLCGCGLRVRETAVEMRPRLSGSSSLGAVAGIRMLISATIDGLFFRVRPGSVRVEPQGTARAFTTRRRPVEPPGAPAHEPRPAAGDPLPGFLPD; encoded by the coding sequence ATGAAGGCGGGCATCCTGTCCTGGTGGAGGGGGAGAGATCCCTTCGACCTCCTGGCGGGCCTGTTCCTGCTCCTGTGCCTGGTCCTCATCCTCGCGAACCTGTCCATGTATCCCGTATACCTCGATATCCCCTATCACATGGCGGTGACACGCGCGTTCCGCGAGGCGGGAGGCGTGGTGACCTGGGACTTCTGGGACTCCGCTCCCTCGGGTCGCCCGCACATCTATCCGCCCTTCCTGCACGTGGGCATGTCCCTGCTGGAGGACGCGGGCCTCTCTCCCGAGACGGTGGCCACCATGGTCTGCGTGGTCATGTTCCCCCTTGTCCTCATCTCCATGTGGTGGGCGGTGCGCAAGCTGTTCGGGCCGCGGGCCGCCTTTTATTCCCTCGTCCTCCTGGCGGTTCCTTATGCCTTTTTTTACCAGGCCGGCATCACCATCGCCGCCTCCGTGGTGCTCGCCTTGACCCCCCTGGTGTTCCTGGCCCTGGAGAAGGACCGCAAGCTCGCCGCCTCCCTGCTCCTGGCCATGTGCCTCTACGCGCACCTCGTGCTGGGTCACCTGGCGGCGCTGGCGCTGGCCGTTTATATGCTCCACCGCCGCGAGCTCTGGAAGAGGACCGCGGTCATACTGGCCGCCGCCCACTTCCTCTACCTGCCTTGGGGGGTGGTAGTGGCATCCAACCTGGGGAGTTTCTCGGTGTCGGAGCCCGGGATGGGCGGAGGCTTCGCGCTGCACATCCTCCTCTGGGGTCTGGCGGCCGCCGGCGTGGTGGTATGCTACCTGCGTCGCATGCAGTATTACCTGCTCCCCGCGTATCTCATCTCCATGGTGCCCATTGCGTTCTTCTATTCCCACCGTTTCTGGGAGGGACATGTCTTCCTGCCCCTGGCTATGCTGGGGGGCGTGGCCCTGGACCGCGTGCACGGGCTTTTGCGCGAGCGCCTGTCCCGCGGCGAACGCGCGAGCGCCTCGGCGGGGATGCTGGCCGCCGCGACCATGGCCCTCATAGCGGTGGCGGTTTTCTTCGTCTACCCCGTACTGGCGTCCGAAGGCGGACCGCGTGCGACGGGCTTGCCGCCCGGTGCCGCGGGGTACCTGGGCGGTGGGCCGGCAGGAGGTACGGGGGGCATGCCGGGTGGAGGGGGCAACCCGGACTTACGGGAGGGGGCGCCCCCGCTGCCGGGTGGAGACTACAGGGCAGGCGGGACGGGCGGCGTGGCCGGAGCGCGGCAACAGCGCCTCTTGCGCCTGCGAGAGCCGGCGAGAGGCTCGACTGCCCTGAGGCTCCAGCCCACCGTACTCACGGTGCTCTTGAGGCTGGAGGAGCCGGTTCCAGCCGGGCTCCCCGGCTCCAGAGAGGCGTTCGGTAAGGAGAACATGGAACTCATGCGCGCCGTCGAGGCCCGCAGCGATCCGGGGGACACCGTTTACGTGGCCGAGGGCAGGCTGGGCGATCTCATCTACGCCCTGACCGGAAGGTGCGTCACCCAGGGCATGTTCCACGAGGTGCAGCCGGAGCGCAGGGGGGATCCGTGGGAAGTGGCGACCCTGGCGGTGGTGAACGCCGGCCCGCAGGCTGTGCCTCCTGCCGGTGGGGGAGGAGCGGGAGCGGGAGCCGGCGGCAAAACGGACGCTTTCCCGGCGCGTGAGGGCTGGTCGGCGGCGGAAAGGGTTGGCGGCTACCTGCTCCTCGTACGAGACGGCGAGGTTGAGGAGGGCGTCTCCGCCGCCGCCTCGGCGCTTCCTCTCTGGGCGGCGTATGCGCTGGTCCTGGCCGCGGTGGCCGCCATCGTGCTCGACCTCTTCGTGGTTGGAAACAGGTGGAAATGGCAGGACCCTTCCCCCCACAGCCCTTCTGACCGGCCGGAAGGCGGCGCGGGAGGGAAGGGCGGTTCCGCGCTGGCGGTGGTGCCCGCCCGGGACGAGGAGGGGAACGTGGAGAGGGAGGTCGGGCGGAAGTGGCAGGACCCTTCCCCCCACAGCCCTTCTGTCCGGCCGGAAGGCGGCGCGGGAGGGAAGGGCGGTTCCGCGCTGGCGGTGGTGCCCGCCCGGGACGAGGAGGGGAACGTGGAGAGGGAGGTCGGGCGGAAATGGCAGGACCCTTCCCCCCACAGCCCTTCTGACCGGCCGGAAGGCGGCGCGGGAGGGAAGGGCGGTTCCGCGCTGGCGGTGGTGCCCGCCCGGGACGAGGAGGGGAACGTGGAGAGGGTGGTGAGGGAGATCCGTTCCACGTGCCCCGGCATGGAGATCCTGGTGGTGGACGATGCCTCCCGGGACGGCACGGGCGCCGGGGCACTGGCGGAAGGAGCCCTGGTCATGCGCCTGCCGCGTAACGAGGGAGTCGGCCAGGCGGAGCGTCACGGGCTGTCCTTTGCCCTCGAACACGGGTATTCTTTCGCGGTGAGGCTCGATGCCGACGGACAGCACCCCGCCCGTCATATCCAGGACCTGCTGGAACCGCTGGTGCGCGGAGAGGCGGACGTGGTGGTGGGGTCCAGGTTCATGGCGGATACGCTGCCGTCATATGCGCCCTCCTTTTTCCGCTGCGCGGGCATCTCCTGGCTCAGGGCGCTACTCCGCCGGCGCACGGGCATCCCCCTCACCGATCCCACATCCGGATTCCGCGCCTATTCGCGTCAGGCCATGCGCCTGTTGGCCAGCGCGGATACCAGCCGTTATCCGGAGGTGAGGTCCTTGCTCCTGCTGTGCGGTTGCGGCCTCAGGGTGCGCGAGACGGCGGTGGAGATGAGGCCGCGCCTTTCCGGCAGCTCCTCGCTGGGGGCGGTGGCGGGGATACGCATGTTGATATCGGCGACCATCGACGGGTTGTTCTTCCGTGTTCGTCCGGGGTCGGTCCGCGTGGAGCCGCAAGGCACGGCGCGCGCATTCACCACGCGGCGGAGGCCCGTGGAACCGCCCGGCGCCCCAGCCCACGAGCCGCGCCCCGCCGCCGGCGACCCTCTGCCGGGCTTCTTACCCGACTGA